One window of Mangrovibacterium diazotrophicum genomic DNA carries:
- a CDS encoding FecR family protein yields the protein MKKEYLHYKIEELVDNSDFIAWVVNGTHNELWEQFLSNHPDFEPSVNEARRLIEMLRDQTDNLKPEDFQTIWKNIESFDQMYQKERKLHPFKKAMRYAAIFVGLLVAGASAFYFSQQKQPSGYVFNNTQEEAGQQQSQIVLADGTTVPLESESSDIAMTGNEQLIIDSTRVIDMKQLPTDPTKMNEVVIPYGKRSKIVLADGTKVWLNAGSRLAFPNQFNGKERKIFLEGEAYFEVAHNAAQPFIVNTEAIAVKVLGTKFNLTAYSSESVIETTLLEGKVAMRDLTRNQLFRGETILTPNQKGSFNKEQRAISVQDDPDADLSIAWIEGWLEFHQQPLNRVMSKLERYYNVKFIVEGSAKKQVQEMDDFAFISGKLDLKDSLESVLMVLSDVSGMQYEIQGNQINVSMKPN from the coding sequence GTGAAAAAAGAATATCTACATTATAAAATTGAGGAATTGGTTGACAACAGCGATTTTATCGCCTGGGTTGTCAACGGAACGCACAACGAGCTTTGGGAACAGTTTCTCAGCAATCATCCAGATTTTGAACCATCTGTGAATGAAGCCCGGCGTTTGATTGAAATGTTGCGCGACCAGACGGATAACTTAAAGCCTGAAGACTTTCAAACGATCTGGAAGAACATTGAATCGTTCGACCAGATGTACCAAAAAGAACGCAAGCTTCACCCGTTCAAAAAGGCGATGCGTTACGCCGCCATATTTGTTGGTTTGTTGGTGGCTGGCGCTTCGGCGTTCTACTTCAGCCAACAAAAACAACCTTCGGGCTATGTTTTTAATAACACTCAGGAAGAGGCAGGTCAACAGCAATCGCAAATTGTTTTAGCCGACGGAACAACCGTTCCGTTGGAAAGCGAATCTTCGGACATTGCAATGACCGGCAACGAGCAGTTGATTATTGACAGCACACGGGTTATTGATATGAAACAACTGCCAACCGATCCGACAAAGATGAACGAGGTGGTGATTCCTTACGGCAAACGCTCCAAAATTGTGTTGGCCGACGGAACTAAAGTTTGGCTCAACGCGGGAAGTCGCCTGGCATTTCCAAACCAGTTCAACGGGAAAGAGAGAAAGATATTTTTAGAGGGCGAGGCTTATTTTGAGGTTGCTCACAACGCAGCACAGCCCTTTATTGTCAACACCGAGGCGATTGCAGTGAAAGTACTGGGAACGAAATTTAACCTAACCGCCTATTCATCCGAGTCTGTCATCGAAACCACTTTACTGGAAGGGAAAGTTGCGATGCGCGATTTGACCCGGAATCAACTTTTTAGGGGAGAAACCATTTTAACTCCCAACCAAAAGGGGAGTTTCAACAAGGAGCAACGGGCAATTTCGGTCCAGGATGATCCTGATGCTGATTTGTCGATTGCCTGGATTGAAGGCTGGCTGGAATTCCACCAGCAACCGCTGAACCGTGTTATGTCGAAACTGGAACGATATTATAACGTGAAGTTTATTGTTGAGGGAAGCGCAAAAAAGCAGGTGCAAGAAATGGACGATTTTGCATTCATCTCCGGTAAACTGGATTTAAAAGACTCCTTGGAAAGCGTGCTGATGGTATTGTCAGACGTAAGTGGGATGCAATACGAAATTCAGGGAAATCAAATCAATGTTAGCATGAAACCAAACTAG
- a CDS encoding RNA polymerase sigma factor, producing the protein MPKPSEDFLLWNDFRNGEEYALAEIYSRYADSLYSYGKKFTSNSEIVKDTIQDLFFNLIRTRSKLGTTDNVYFYLLRSYRRALSRNLKKTENTKVFQLNTDLPAMQLRYHLEEELLQKESLDNRERIILRSLQQLSPKQREIIYYRFTCDFDYEQICELMKLKYDSARKMVFRAIKILREHLENDKQLILLVLNFQ; encoded by the coding sequence ATGCCTAAACCAAGCGAGGATTTTCTACTGTGGAATGATTTCAGGAATGGAGAGGAATATGCTCTTGCTGAAATTTATAGCCGTTATGCAGACTCGCTTTATAGTTATGGCAAGAAATTCACTTCCAATAGCGAAATCGTCAAGGACACCATTCAGGATTTGTTCTTCAATCTCATTCGTACCCGTTCAAAACTAGGAACAACCGACAATGTCTATTTTTATCTGCTACGTTCATATAGACGTGCATTGAGCCGTAATTTGAAGAAAACGGAGAATACGAAAGTCTTTCAACTAAATACCGACTTGCCTGCAATGCAACTCAGATATCACCTGGAAGAAGAGTTGCTGCAAAAGGAAAGTCTGGATAATCGGGAACGCATTATTCTGAGAAGCCTTCAACAGCTAAGCCCCAAACAGCGGGAAATTATCTATTATCGTTTTACCTGCGATTTCGATTACGAACAGATTTGTGAGCTGATGAAGCTGAAATACGATTCGGCCCGAAAAATGGTATTCCGTGCGATTAAAATTTTACGGGAGCATCTTGAAAATGACAAACAATTGATTTTGTTGGTTCTTAATTTTCAGTGA
- a CDS encoding GDSL-type esterase/lipase family protein, producing the protein MKKTLFLLLTIAFCSASFGQSIELSAEQRDNLYPSGEIVSRYHNDWTQRHYRDRIKVFKSEPLNFGDIVFIGNSITEKGRDWSEKFGTVEVRNRGIAGDLTDGVLKRMDEIVYFKPKAVFILIGINDLFNLHHDMDGGRFKYDKIVPSPEYVGKNIEKIAREIHRKSPDTRIFVRTVLPTNRPFLKDDILVVNEIIRTNEAKGNYKLIDLYAQFVDADGGLTNELTVDGVHLSEKGYEKWVAFEKPILEELVGN; encoded by the coding sequence ATGAAAAAAACGCTATTCCTGCTGCTTACGATCGCTTTCTGCAGTGCATCCTTTGGGCAATCGATAGAACTTTCAGCAGAGCAAAGGGACAATTTGTATCCAAGTGGTGAAATTGTGTCCCGCTACCATAACGACTGGACGCAACGCCATTACCGCGATCGCATTAAGGTATTCAAGAGCGAGCCGCTGAACTTTGGCGACATCGTGTTTATTGGTAACAGCATCACGGAGAAAGGTCGGGACTGGAGCGAGAAATTCGGGACTGTCGAAGTTCGAAACCGGGGAATTGCCGGTGACCTGACCGATGGTGTGCTGAAACGCATGGATGAGATTGTCTATTTCAAACCGAAGGCGGTTTTCATTTTGATCGGGATCAATGACTTGTTTAACCTGCATCACGATATGGACGGCGGAAGGTTTAAGTACGACAAGATTGTGCCTTCGCCGGAGTATGTTGGTAAAAACATCGAGAAAATCGCCCGCGAGATTCATCGTAAATCGCCGGACACCAGGATTTTTGTTCGGACAGTTTTGCCAACAAACCGACCTTTTCTGAAGGACGATATTCTTGTTGTCAACGAAATTATCAGAACCAACGAGGCAAAAGGAAATTACAAGCTCATTGATCTGTACGCCCAGTTTGTTGATGCCGATGGTGGATTAACCAATGAACTTACGGTTGACGGCGTTCACCTGAGCGAGAAAGGCTATGAGAAGTGGGTGGCCTTTGAAAAGCCGATTCTGGAAGAGTTGGTTGGAAACTAG
- a CDS encoding glycoside hydrolase family 27 protein: MKKLKYRSLFTAAVLLLSPFVNNSSANNPDVNTLPGGTNSDTIRTAKPPIMGWSSWNNFRVNIDEEMIKEQADAMISSGLYDAGYRFINIDDGYFGGRDSTGKLFVDRAKFPSGMKLLVDYIHGLGLKAGIYTDAGRNTCGSIWDHDKNGIGVGIYGHWEDDCDLFFYKWGYDFLKVDWCGGEKMQLDEQTEYTKIIDAVKAVDRAIVFNICRWQFPGVWAIHKADSWRISGDIQANFSSILHIIDLNVDLAKYASAGHYNDMDMLQVGRGMTYEEDKTHFSMWCMLNSPLLAGNDLRDMSEETIEILTNTEIIALNQDPGFKQATRVLTEGSIEVWVKPVGEAGDSKAIAIMNRGEDAVDFELNTGDFGIDKNATFRDLWKHEDLGMIEDGMEFSIPEHGIVVLKVK, from the coding sequence ATGAAAAAATTGAAATATCGATCGCTGTTTACCGCAGCCGTACTATTGTTGTCACCCTTCGTAAATAATTCATCTGCAAACAATCCGGATGTGAACACGTTGCCAGGGGGGACGAATTCAGATACAATTCGAACAGCGAAACCGCCAATCATGGGCTGGAGCAGCTGGAACAATTTCCGCGTGAATATTGATGAAGAGATGATCAAAGAGCAGGCTGATGCAATGATATCTTCCGGTTTGTATGATGCCGGTTACCGGTTTATCAATATTGACGACGGATATTTCGGGGGAAGGGATTCAACCGGCAAGTTGTTTGTTGATCGTGCAAAATTTCCCTCCGGGATGAAACTGTTAGTCGACTACATTCATGGTTTGGGATTGAAAGCCGGAATTTACACCGATGCTGGCCGAAACACCTGTGGCTCCATTTGGGACCATGATAAAAACGGTATTGGTGTCGGGATCTACGGGCATTGGGAGGATGATTGCGACCTTTTCTTCTACAAGTGGGGATATGATTTTTTGAAAGTTGATTGGTGCGGTGGCGAGAAAATGCAACTGGATGAGCAGACCGAATACACGAAAATTATTGATGCAGTGAAAGCCGTTGATCGTGCGATTGTCTTCAATATTTGCAGGTGGCAATTTCCAGGTGTATGGGCTATTCATAAAGCTGACTCCTGGCGGATATCCGGAGATATTCAGGCTAATTTTTCTTCTATTTTACACATCATTGATCTCAACGTTGATTTAGCCAAATACGCTTCAGCCGGGCATTACAACGATATGGACATGCTGCAGGTTGGCCGCGGAATGACTTACGAGGAAGACAAAACGCACTTCTCGATGTGGTGCATGCTGAACTCGCCCTTGCTGGCTGGCAATGATTTACGCGACATGTCCGAGGAGACCATCGAAATATTGACAAATACCGAAATAATCGCCCTAAACCAGGATCCTGGTTTTAAGCAGGCAACACGGGTGCTCACCGAAGGTAGTATTGAAGTTTGGGTAAAGCCGGTGGGTGAAGCCGGTGATTCCAAGGCTATTGCTATTATGAATCGGGGAGAGGATGCGGTTGATTTTGAACTCAATACCGGCGACTTTGGAATTGATAAAAATGCAACTTTTCGGGATCTTTGGAAGCACGAAGATCTGGGAATGATAGAGGATGGGATGGAATTTTCAATTCCAGAACACGGTATTGTTGTCTTAAAAGTAAAATAG
- a CDS encoding dipeptidase, producing MESTNRNWSRRQFMGSIAGAGAAVMMNPFSSWAKSPVDPTVAAIIAKTIGTDTHNHMDVPFNAEEFKTLQYDLFGEMKQSGFSAICMTFCVDRPKLTKMGEAYERFILSLDEMDEMLKANKMKRALNLADLKEAHKKNHPIVVQSVEGGHFIEGKIDRIEVAYQRGLRHLGLLHDGQSLVPLGDIYTNPPHFGGLTESGIEVVKECNRLGILVDLAHCSNEGIDDALKISTKPMLVSHTGLNTQLGSNEKMAQMMMPRLISKEQAKILANAGGVIGVWTHLADSPTVYAKNVRAMVDVVGADHVCIGTDSKMAPPSNSNERFGRKTNLTWGDGQEGFLYYVVDAMLKVGFTEDEIVKIAGGNYCRIFDAATSV from the coding sequence ATGGAGAGTACAAACAGAAATTGGTCGAGAAGACAGTTCATGGGAAGTATTGCCGGCGCAGGCGCCGCAGTGATGATGAATCCTTTTTCATCCTGGGCTAAAAGCCCCGTGGATCCGACAGTAGCGGCCATCATTGCCAAAACAATCGGAACTGACACGCACAACCATATGGATGTTCCGTTCAATGCGGAAGAATTCAAAACCCTGCAATATGATTTATTCGGAGAGATGAAGCAATCCGGCTTCTCGGCCATCTGCATGACCTTTTGTGTTGACCGCCCTAAGCTGACAAAAATGGGAGAAGCTTACGAGCGCTTTATCCTGAGCCTGGATGAAATGGACGAGATGCTGAAAGCCAACAAAATGAAGCGAGCACTGAATTTGGCTGATTTAAAGGAAGCACACAAAAAGAACCACCCTATCGTTGTTCAATCCGTTGAAGGCGGGCACTTTATTGAAGGAAAAATTGACCGGATTGAGGTGGCTTACCAAAGAGGATTGAGACATCTAGGCTTGCTGCATGATGGACAATCACTTGTTCCGCTTGGCGATATTTATACCAACCCGCCACACTTTGGCGGACTGACCGAATCGGGAATCGAAGTCGTCAAGGAATGTAACCGGCTCGGTATTTTGGTTGACCTCGCGCACTGCAGCAACGAAGGGATTGACGATGCGCTAAAAATATCAACCAAGCCAATGCTTGTTTCGCACACCGGGCTGAATACCCAGCTTGGCAGCAACGAAAAAATGGCCCAAATGATGATGCCCCGCCTGATCAGTAAAGAGCAGGCTAAAATATTGGCCAACGCCGGCGGTGTTATCGGCGTTTGGACGCACCTTGCCGACTCGCCAACCGTGTATGCTAAAAATGTCCGGGCCATGGTCGATGTGGTTGGTGCAGATCATGTTTGCATTGGCACCGACTCAAAAATGGCCCCGCCAAGTAATTCGAACGAACGATTTGGCAGAAAAACCAACCTGACATGGGGAGATGGACAGGAAGGATTCCTCTACTATGTTGTAGATGCGATGCTTAAAGTCGGTTTTACCGAAGATGAAATCGTGAAAATTGCGGGAGGCAACTACTGTCGCATTTTTGACGCGGCAACCAGCGTTTAA
- a CDS encoding AraC family transcriptional regulator, producing the protein MENVVTPLNWRSKIQLSEIDSIDLDYILKDEYVALPETQYPFKLDISVIVICIKGTLNGLLNLKEYNVTGPGILIIMPDQILQNKGTSDDFEGRFITMSKQFSNTLIIDAYDRFPLFRSISDHPWLPLNPDELDLALDYYNMFLKTVRMKDNSNRAEMIRHLSRAFFYALNHKFQNLDLESKKSKQELLTERFFHLVKEKYREQRGLDYYADELFLTPKYLSKVVKDTSGKSASDWINDFVILEAKALLKSTNMTIQQISHSLNFPSQSFFGKYFKRYSGESPKTYRES; encoded by the coding sequence ATGGAAAATGTTGTTACGCCTTTGAACTGGCGAAGTAAGATTCAGCTTTCGGAGATTGATTCCATTGATTTGGATTATATCTTAAAAGATGAGTATGTCGCCCTCCCTGAAACTCAATACCCGTTTAAGCTCGATATCAGTGTTATTGTTATTTGCATAAAGGGAACCTTGAATGGACTTCTCAATTTAAAGGAATACAACGTGACTGGTCCTGGCATTTTGATTATTATGCCTGACCAGATCCTGCAAAACAAGGGGACGAGCGATGATTTCGAAGGGCGATTTATTACCATGTCCAAACAATTTTCGAATACACTTATAATTGATGCCTATGATCGTTTTCCGCTTTTTCGGTCTATTTCTGATCATCCATGGCTACCACTGAATCCAGATGAATTAGACCTGGCATTGGATTATTATAACATGTTTTTAAAAACGGTGCGGATGAAGGACAATTCGAATCGCGCTGAGATGATCAGGCATTTGAGCCGGGCCTTCTTTTATGCATTGAATCACAAGTTTCAGAATTTGGATTTGGAGAGTAAGAAATCGAAGCAAGAATTGTTGACGGAACGCTTTTTTCACCTGGTGAAGGAGAAGTACAGGGAGCAGCGAGGCCTTGACTACTATGCTGATGAGTTGTTTTTGACACCGAAGTACCTATCGAAAGTAGTGAAAGATACTAGTGGCAAATCGGCTAGTGACTGGATCAACGATTTTGTGATTCTGGAAGCAAAAGCCTTATTGAAGTCGACGAATATGACTATCCAGCAAATTAGTCACTCCCTGAATTTCCCTTCACAATCTTTTTTCGGTAAATATTTCAAACGTTATTCCGGAGAGTCTCCTAAAACTTACCGGGAAAGCTGA
- a CDS encoding TolC family protein: protein MKLKLLVLIFLFAIPGVEAQDQQKMNISQMLEFATKNNYDLREAKFNQMQSELSVRETKAHGLPKVDGEMDYKNYLSLPTIILPGELTGVSGAPDIEAQFGKKHNLDASIQYSQLLFSLKYVNSVKTTEKVQEIRGLEVEKSKEELVQLLYSEYYNLLAIYKNLEIIEGNMESLQLNRQTVSAMVTSGVALQTDLDKIDVSYANLEASRENVLSGIKVQTNNLKYIIGMEPDVQLEVDTTGFSQQFANAQFINKYQDGDFDADNLIEVEILNKNLELNDRQIKLAKSEVTPTVSFYGSYIYQAQRDEFNLFKSGENWFNTNLIGVKATIPIFSGLGNKVKVNQAKIDLEITQDKLAKAKQGLNLKYQNAMNTYQSSLKNCRIQTKNVALAENVKKQEEVKYKEGIGTLTDYLISETDYRNAQINFVQNFLNMKKAEIDVLKAKGLLTSYAHINQDNPQ from the coding sequence ATGAAATTAAAGTTACTCGTTTTGATTTTCCTATTTGCCATTCCCGGGGTAGAAGCACAGGACCAGCAAAAAATGAACATTTCGCAGATGCTGGAATTTGCAACCAAAAACAATTATGATTTACGCGAGGCAAAGTTCAACCAAATGCAAAGTGAACTGTCTGTCAGAGAAACCAAAGCACATGGACTTCCTAAAGTGGACGGAGAAATGGATTACAAAAACTACCTGAGTCTCCCGACGATAATCCTACCGGGAGAATTGACAGGTGTTTCGGGTGCTCCGGATATTGAAGCTCAGTTCGGGAAAAAACATAACCTGGACGCCTCGATCCAGTACTCACAATTACTTTTCTCGCTAAAATATGTCAACTCGGTAAAAACCACTGAAAAAGTACAGGAGATCAGGGGCCTTGAGGTTGAAAAATCGAAAGAGGAACTGGTTCAATTGCTTTACTCTGAATATTACAACTTGCTGGCGATCTACAAAAACCTCGAAATTATTGAGGGAAATATGGAATCGTTGCAATTGAACCGGCAAACTGTTTCAGCAATGGTTACGTCGGGCGTTGCACTGCAAACCGATTTGGATAAGATCGATGTCAGCTATGCAAACCTGGAGGCCAGCCGCGAAAACGTCTTGTCGGGCATTAAGGTACAAACCAATAACCTGAAATACATCATCGGAATGGAGCCGGATGTTCAGCTGGAAGTCGATACGACGGGCTTTAGCCAACAGTTTGCCAATGCACAATTCATCAACAAATACCAGGATGGCGATTTCGACGCGGACAATCTGATTGAGGTAGAGATCCTGAATAAAAACCTGGAATTGAACGACCGCCAAATAAAACTGGCCAAGTCGGAAGTTACACCAACAGTTTCATTCTATGGAAGCTACATATACCAGGCCCAGCGCGATGAATTCAATCTATTTAAGTCGGGGGAAAACTGGTTCAACACAAACCTGATTGGTGTTAAAGCGACCATCCCGATTTTCTCAGGATTAGGCAACAAAGTAAAAGTAAACCAAGCGAAAATTGATCTGGAAATTACGCAGGACAAACTTGCAAAAGCCAAACAAGGGCTAAACCTGAAATATCAAAATGCCATGAACACCTACCAGTCGAGCTTGAAGAACTGTCGCATTCAGACAAAGAATGTGGCCCTGGCCGAAAATGTAAAAAAACAGGAGGAAGTGAAATACAAAGAAGGCATTGGGACACTCACCGACTACCTGATTTCGGAAACAGATTACAGAAATGCCCAAATCAATTTTGTTCAGAATTTTCTGAATATGAAAAAAGCAGAGATTGATGTTCTGAAAGCGAAGGGATTGCTTACCTCATATGCACACATAAATCAAGATAATCCACAATAA